Proteins from a genomic interval of Methanofollis formosanus:
- a CDS encoding flippase — MVLQPRPISRLMGMDPVRRQSLISLASTVGLTAAGFVATMYFTHVLGKAAYGPYALFLAYYGIFNLIGDGGFGGAAVKRISEESEQNEYFTAFLVLRVLLLALSVTALLAIRPFIDDLQGEGTLFWLVLALVIGVFTGVTGNGVYGEGKVGVNQSGGLLNSLVKILLQVVAVFFGYGAAGLIGGFVAGLFVGGLFTLRFLTLRPARFTGRHLRNLSTFSFWIFLASSGVIIFSHADTILVGYFMTDADVSVYQIAFQFTTAAAFTTTALRTTLYPKISRWHADRNPTWIANALSRAFTYSLLLAVPVAVGGWVLGERLLYFFYGAGFAEGAAALGILLLVQVVNVFMYLQTMTLNAIDRPRESFYATGTAAAVNVALDLALIPLIGIEGAAIATLVTMLVNAAIARHYLSKQISVRLERGPTLHILIAAGLMALVLLSYRAVIPLSNVFVVLAAVALGAIVYGLVLLKADRGIRDELRDLVVQLGVPWPRWL; from the coding sequence GTGGTCTTGCAACCTCGTCCCATCTCCCGCCTTATGGGCATGGACCCGGTCCGCCGGCAGAGTCTGATCAGTCTCGCCTCCACGGTCGGCCTCACTGCTGCCGGTTTTGTTGCCACGATGTACTTTACCCATGTGCTGGGGAAGGCCGCATATGGACCGTACGCCCTCTTCCTCGCGTACTACGGGATCTTCAATCTCATCGGCGACGGGGGGTTCGGCGGCGCGGCGGTCAAACGGATCTCAGAGGAGAGCGAACAGAACGAATACTTCACGGCCTTTCTCGTACTCAGGGTGCTTCTCCTCGCGCTCTCGGTGACCGCACTCCTCGCCATCCGCCCGTTCATCGACGATCTCCAGGGCGAAGGGACCCTTTTCTGGCTGGTGCTTGCACTGGTCATCGGGGTCTTCACCGGCGTCACGGGAAATGGAGTCTATGGAGAAGGGAAGGTCGGCGTGAACCAGAGCGGGGGTCTCCTGAACAGTCTGGTAAAAATTCTTCTCCAGGTGGTCGCCGTCTTCTTCGGGTACGGTGCCGCCGGACTTATCGGCGGGTTCGTCGCCGGTCTCTTCGTCGGCGGCCTCTTTACCCTCAGGTTTCTCACGCTCAGACCGGCACGGTTCACCGGGCGCCACCTCAGAAACCTCAGCACCTTCTCCTTCTGGATCTTTCTCGCATCGAGCGGCGTGATCATCTTCTCCCATGCCGACACGATCCTCGTCGGCTACTTCATGACCGACGCCGACGTCAGTGTCTACCAGATCGCCTTCCAGTTCACCACGGCCGCGGCCTTCACCACCACGGCGCTTCGCACCACGCTCTACCCAAAGATCAGCCGCTGGCACGCCGACCGCAACCCTACCTGGATCGCCAACGCCCTCTCCCGCGCCTTCACCTACTCCCTCCTCCTCGCCGTCCCGGTGGCGGTCGGGGGATGGGTCCTCGGTGAGCGCCTCCTGTACTTCTTCTACGGCGCGGGGTTCGCCGAAGGTGCAGCAGCCCTCGGCATCCTCCTCCTCGTGCAGGTGGTCAACGTCTTCATGTACCTCCAGACGATGACCCTCAACGCCATCGACCGCCCGCGCGAATCCTTCTACGCCACCGGCACCGCAGCGGCCGTGAACGTCGCCCTCGACCTTGCTCTCATCCCCCTCATCGGGATCGAAGGAGCGGCGATCGCCACGCTCGTAACGATGCTCGTCAACGCCGCGATCGCCCGCCATTATCTCTCAAAGCAGATCTCGGTGCGCCTCGAACGCGGCCCCACCCTCCACATCCTCATCGCCGCCGGGCTGATGGCTCTCGTGCTCCTGTCGTACCGGGCCGTCATCCCCCTCTCGAACGTCTTCGTCGTCCTCGCCGCCGTCGCCCTCGGCGCGATCGTCTACGGTCTGGTGCTCCTGAAGGCCGACCGCGGCATCCGTGACGAACTCCGCGACCTCGTCGTGCAACTCGGGGTGCCCTGGCCGCGGTGGTTGTGA
- a CDS encoding SDR family oxidoreductase — translation MRYVVTGGAGFIGSHIAEALAGEHEVVVVDDLSTGHRENIQDFDVEFVEGSVTDLPLLQEIFTGADGVFHQAAIASVPKSVDDPLATHAVNETGTLDVLLAARDAGVKKVVFASSSAVYGEEPTLPKHEGMLPAPVSPYAISKLTGEHYEAVFSKLFGLKTVALRYFNVFGPRQDPSSQYSGVISIFTDRVRAGEAITIHGDGGQTRDFVYVADVVRANLLAMERDVTGVFNIARGQQTDLNTLARGVMEAAGREVPVEYGPVRQGDVRHSLADITRAREVLGWAPEWTLVDGLVETMGWDARGQ, via the coding sequence ATGAGATATGTCGTGACAGGGGGAGCGGGGTTCATCGGCTCCCATATCGCAGAGGCCCTCGCAGGAGAGCACGAGGTCGTGGTCGTCGACGACCTCTCCACCGGCCATCGTGAGAATATTCAGGACTTCGACGTCGAGTTCGTCGAGGGGAGCGTGACCGACCTCCCTCTTCTCCAGGAGATCTTCACAGGTGCCGACGGCGTCTTCCACCAGGCGGCAATCGCCTCGGTCCCCAAATCGGTCGACGACCCTCTCGCCACCCACGCCGTCAACGAGACCGGGACGCTCGACGTCCTCCTCGCGGCCAGGGACGCCGGGGTGAAGAAGGTCGTCTTCGCCTCCTCCTCCGCGGTGTACGGCGAGGAGCCCACCCTCCCGAAACACGAGGGGATGCTCCCGGCCCCGGTCTCCCCGTACGCCATCTCCAAACTGACTGGCGAACACTACGAGGCGGTCTTCTCAAAACTCTTCGGGCTCAAGACGGTGGCACTCAGGTACTTCAACGTCTTCGGGCCGCGCCAGGACCCCTCCTCCCAGTACTCGGGCGTGATCTCCATCTTCACCGACCGGGTCAGGGCGGGCGAGGCGATCACCATCCACGGCGACGGCGGGCAGACCCGCGACTTCGTCTATGTCGCCGACGTCGTCCGGGCCAACCTCCTTGCGATGGAGCGGGACGTGACCGGCGTCTTCAACATCGCACGCGGCCAGCAGACCGACCTCAACACCCTGGCCAGGGGCGTGATGGAGGCAGCCGGGCGCGAGGTGCCGGTGGAGTACGGCCCGGTCCGCCAGGGCGACGTCCGCCACTCGCTCGCGGATATTACCAGGGCCCGCGAGGTGCTCGGGTGGGCACCTGAGTGGACGCTGGTGGACGGACTGGTGGAGACGATGGGATGGGATGCACGGGGGCAGTAG
- a CDS encoding mannose-1-phosphate guanylyltransferase/mannose-6-phosphate isomerase has translation MKTLILAGGRGTRLFPLSRSHFPKQFLQYFEGESLFQKTLKRALLFSAPDEVTVVTSADHRFLVVDQMKGIGAEGRVLVEPEGKNTLPAVLYGLKDLADTDEPVAVFPSDHLVETDEAYGAAMKVAECLADDYLITFGVTPRSPQTGYGYIRPGAPLDGGYRVDAFVEKPDLRTAERYIAEGFLWNSGMFLFNPRLFLEECRHCMPEALSAFEKPTEEAFRLTPAISVDYGVMERTKRAAVVPLTSAWSDVGSFDAFYALAEKDQKGNVVHGEHLGIDGGDNLIVSDRLVATIGVSEMAIVDTRDVLLVCPKAEAQRVGEVVGTLQRRGDARCESHTTVFRPWGSYTTLERGPSFSIKRITVLPGRRLSLQLHHHRSEHWVVVRGTALVSNNGERFFVRSGESTFVPAGVKHRLENPGLIPLEVIEVQNGEHITENDIVRYDDDFKRERRPEKRPTVLLNHTIH, from the coding sequence ATGAAGACCTTGATCCTTGCAGGCGGGAGAGGTACCCGGCTCTTTCCCTTGAGCCGTTCCCATTTCCCGAAACAGTTTCTCCAGTACTTCGAGGGGGAGTCACTCTTCCAGAAAACGCTCAAGCGGGCCCTCCTCTTCTCGGCGCCCGACGAGGTGACCGTGGTCACGAGTGCGGACCACCGGTTCCTGGTCGTGGACCAGATGAAGGGGATCGGCGCCGAGGGCCGGGTGCTCGTCGAGCCAGAAGGCAAAAACACCCTGCCGGCGGTGCTGTACGGGCTGAAAGATCTCGCCGACACGGACGAACCCGTCGCCGTCTTCCCCTCCGACCACCTCGTCGAGACCGACGAGGCCTATGGAGCGGCGATGAAGGTGGCAGAGTGCCTGGCAGACGATTACCTCATCACCTTCGGGGTCACGCCGCGCTCGCCGCAGACCGGATATGGTTATATCAGGCCGGGCGCCCCGCTCGATGGAGGGTACCGGGTCGACGCCTTCGTCGAGAAACCCGACCTCCGGACGGCTGAGCGGTATATCGCCGAGGGGTTTCTCTGGAACTCGGGGATGTTCCTCTTCAACCCACGCCTCTTCCTGGAAGAGTGCCGGCACTGCATGCCCGAAGCCCTCTCCGCCTTTGAAAAACCGACCGAAGAGGCATTCCGCCTCACCCCGGCGATCTCGGTCGACTACGGGGTGATGGAGCGGACGAAGCGGGCGGCAGTCGTCCCGCTCACCTCGGCATGGAGCGACGTGGGGAGTTTCGACGCATTTTATGCCCTTGCCGAGAAAGATCAGAAAGGAAACGTCGTCCACGGCGAACACCTCGGGATCGACGGCGGGGACAACCTCATCGTCTCCGACCGCCTGGTCGCCACCATCGGGGTCTCTGAGATGGCGATCGTCGATACCAGGGACGTCCTGCTGGTCTGCCCGAAGGCCGAGGCACAACGGGTCGGCGAGGTCGTCGGAACCCTGCAGAGGCGGGGGGACGCCCGGTGCGAGAGTCACACCACGGTCTTCAGGCCCTGGGGGTCGTACACGACCCTCGAACGCGGCCCCTCCTTCTCCATCAAGCGGATCACCGTCCTCCCAGGCCGGCGGCTCTCGCTCCAGCTCCACCACCACCGCAGCGAGCACTGGGTGGTGGTGCGGGGCACGGCCCTCGTCTCGAACAACGGAGAACGGTTCTTTGTCCGCTCGGGCGAGAGCACCTTTGTCCCCGCCGGGGTGAAGCACCGGCTCGAGAACCCGGGGCTGATCCCGCTCGAGGTGATCGAGGTCCAGAACGGCGAGCACATCACCGAAAACGACATCGTCAGGTACGACGACGATTTCAAACGCGAGCGGCGACCCGAAAAAAGACCGACAGTGCTATTAAACCATACGATACACTAG
- a CDS encoding ArsR/SmtB family transcription factor, which translates to MLESTETSRILDILGNRNRRRILDLLRQKPCFVTEISDRLMISPKAVIEHLQLMEQERILSSFHDDRRRKYYCLTREIRIDVQFSNGDPVPLVRPAESLEGKYLASLYTLARMIRARDRLIADLETIEREIDVKMNDIVRYSRNLLASEVEMDLVLALAHCTLTLRDLEEYTGLEAGPVERMLNDLIVKGIVEQNGNEYMLRGPYVKQSL; encoded by the coding sequence ATGCTTGAGAGCACTGAGACCTCCCGCATCCTCGACATCCTGGGGAACCGCAACCGGCGGCGGATCCTGGACCTCCTCAGACAGAAGCCCTGCTTTGTCACGGAGATCTCGGACCGACTGATGATCTCGCCGAAAGCGGTGATCGAGCACCTCCAGCTGATGGAACAGGAACGGATCCTCTCCTCCTTCCACGACGACCGGCGGCGGAAATATTATTGCCTGACCCGAGAGATCAGGATCGACGTCCAGTTCAGCAACGGCGATCCGGTCCCCCTCGTCAGGCCGGCCGAGAGTCTGGAGGGAAAGTACCTGGCCTCCCTGTACACCCTTGCCCGGATGATCCGGGCGCGTGACCGCCTGATCGCCGACCTGGAGACGATCGAGCGGGAGATCGATGTCAAGATGAACGACATCGTGCGGTACAGCCGGAATCTTCTCGCCAGCGAGGTCGAGATGGACCTGGTGCTGGCCCTGGCGCACTGCACCCTCACCCTCCGCGACCTCGAGGAGTATACCGGATTGGAGGCCGGGCCGGTGGAGAGGATGCTCAACGACCTGATCGTGAAGGGTATCGTCGAACAGAACGGGAACGAGTACATGTTGCGTGGTCCTTATGTCAAACAATCCCTATGA
- a CDS encoding (5-formylfuran-3-yl)methyl phosphate synthase has product MRLLVSPSSIEEARSALAADIIDVKKPSEGSLGANFPWVIRAIKEMAEKPVSAAIGDFDYKPGGAALAAYGAACAGADYVKVGLMFDGKEKAYELSKAVVQAVKDEFPEKIVVIAAYSDYQRLGTISPFVAAEAAADAGADVAMIDTGKKDGKSTFAFMDADMLAAYTAQNRDLGVETALAGSLKFEDLTALKTIDPEIIGVRGMVCGGDRTDAIRPELVEKALAMLR; this is encoded by the coding sequence ATGCGATTATTGGTCAGCCCAAGCAGTATCGAAGAGGCTCGATCCGCCCTCGCCGCAGACATCATCGACGTGAAAAAACCGTCGGAGGGCTCGCTCGGTGCCAACTTCCCCTGGGTGATCCGCGCCATCAAGGAGATGGCGGAGAAGCCAGTCAGTGCTGCCATTGGCGATTTTGATTACAAACCTGGCGGCGCCGCTCTCGCAGCATATGGGGCCGCGTGCGCTGGTGCTGACTATGTCAAGGTGGGGCTCATGTTCGACGGCAAGGAGAAGGCCTACGAACTGAGCAAGGCAGTCGTGCAGGCAGTCAAAGACGAGTTCCCTGAGAAGATCGTCGTCATCGCCGCATACTCCGACTACCAGCGCCTCGGCACCATCTCGCCCTTCGTCGCCGCTGAAGCCGCGGCCGACGCCGGCGCCGACGTCGCCATGATCGACACCGGAAAGAAAGACGGGAAGAGCACCTTCGCCTTCATGGACGCGGATATGCTCGCCGCCTACACCGCGCAGAACCGGGATCTGGGAGTCGAGACCGCCCTGGCGGGTTCGTTGAAGTTCGAGGACCTCACCGCTCTCAAGACCATCGACCCCGAGATCATCGGCGTGCGCGGAATGGTCTGCGGCGGCGACCGAACCGACGCCATCAGGCCCGAACTGGTGGAAAAGGCCCTGGCAATGCTCAGGTGA
- the tmk gene encoding dTMP kinase: protein MLVTVEGIDGSGKSTLVKGLAGALADLDPVITREPGATWVGEAVRRSIAENDDPMTECLLFIADHAAHLRHVVRPALAAGRIVVSDRYADSRYAYQAVTLKNLLPDPAGWLQAVHAPFTVVPGLTFLCVLPVDAAVTRLKEKREHFEEASVLGEVQQNFLALAEADPERFVLVDALLPVDEMLSFVADEIRRRAGAAR from the coding sequence ATGCTCGTGACCGTCGAAGGGATCGACGGGAGCGGGAAGAGCACCCTGGTGAAGGGGCTTGCCGGCGCCCTCGCCGACCTCGATCCCGTCATCACCCGCGAGCCCGGGGCCACCTGGGTCGGCGAGGCCGTCCGCCGGTCTATCGCCGAGAACGACGACCCCATGACCGAGTGTCTTCTCTTCATCGCCGACCATGCCGCGCATCTCAGGCATGTCGTCAGGCCGGCCCTGGCCGCCGGGCGGATCGTCGTCTCCGACCGCTACGCCGACAGCCGTTACGCCTACCAGGCGGTGACGCTCAAAAATCTTCTCCCTGACCCCGCCGGCTGGCTGCAGGCCGTCCACGCCCCCTTCACCGTCGTCCCCGGCCTCACCTTCCTCTGCGTCCTCCCGGTCGATGCGGCGGTGACGAGACTCAAAGAGAAGCGGGAGCACTTCGAGGAGGCGTCGGTCCTCGGAGAGGTCCAGCAGAACTTCCTGGCCCTGGCGGAAGCCGATCCCGAACGGTTCGTCCTGGTCGACGCCCTCCTCCCGGTCGACGAGATGCTTTCGTTCGTCGCCGACGAGATCAGGCGGCGCGCGGGCGCGGCGAGGTAA
- a CDS encoding Hsp20/alpha crystallin family protein produces the protein MSNNPYEEIFKHLAEILKEAMSESSDRPRVIGCAIIAGGGGPGPEPEAHDDDGIDYEITECDRCVYITAPIPPECEDNVSAAIEGKAVTLTIGDAQETIDLESEVDEEQSSVSCNHGVLDIVCVKTE, from the coding sequence ATGTCAAACAATCCCTATGAAGAAATTTTCAAGCACCTGGCAGAGATCCTCAAGGAGGCCATGAGCGAGAGCAGCGACCGGCCGCGGGTCATCGGGTGCGCCATCATCGCCGGCGGGGGGGGGCCCGGGCCCGAACCCGAGGCCCATGACGACGACGGGATCGACTACGAGATCACCGAGTGCGACCGTTGCGTCTATATCACCGCCCCGATCCCGCCGGAATGCGAGGACAATGTCTCGGCGGCGATCGAGGGGAAGGCGGTCACCCTGACGATCGGCGACGCGCAGGAGACGATCGACCTGGAGAGCGAGGTCGACGAGGAGCAGAGTTCGGTCTCCTGCAACCACGGCGTCCTCGATATCGTCTGTGTGAAAACCGAGTGA
- the guaB gene encoding IMP dehydrogenase, which translates to MFTEKFEIPTALTFDDVLLKPAASYVEPYNADVHAAFSKNIPLNIPIVSSAMDTVTESEMAIALARLGGIGVIHRNMKPDHQVEEVTRVKHAEDLIEREVLSVGPDATLNEVEALMNRHGISGVPVIKEKQLVGIVSRRDIRAILHVRGDEPIASIMTREPITAREDVTASEALETMYTNKVERLPVTNGNGKLLGIITMQDILEKRSFPQANRDASGSLRVAAGVGPFDAERAIMLDEAGVDAVVVDCAHGHNMNVVEAVRNIKGSVKADVIAGNIATSEAAEALADTVDALKVGIGPGSICTTRIVAGVGVPQVTAIASVAEVASPLGIPVIADGGVRYSGDIAKAIAAGANSVMMGSLLAGTDEAPGRLIAMQGRKYKQYRGMGSLGVMSGGESSDRYFQKKGIGRTKYVPEGVEGAIPYVGKVSEVVYQLIGGLKSAMGYTGSATIEDLRTKAQFVRITPAGMGESHPHNILITDEAPNYRQMG; encoded by the coding sequence ATGTTCACCGAGAAATTCGAGATCCCGACCGCCCTCACCTTCGACGACGTCCTGCTCAAACCCGCGGCGTCGTACGTCGAGCCGTACAACGCCGACGTGCACGCGGCCTTCTCAAAGAACATCCCGCTGAATATCCCGATCGTCTCCTCGGCGATGGACACGGTGACCGAGTCGGAGATGGCCATCGCCCTCGCGCGTCTCGGCGGGATCGGGGTCATCCACCGGAACATGAAGCCCGACCACCAGGTCGAAGAGGTGACCAGGGTCAAGCACGCCGAGGACCTCATCGAGCGCGAGGTGCTCTCGGTCGGGCCCGACGCCACCCTCAACGAGGTGGAGGCGCTGATGAACCGGCACGGGATCAGCGGGGTGCCGGTGATCAAGGAGAAGCAGCTCGTCGGGATCGTCTCCCGACGTGACATCAGGGCCATCCTCCATGTGCGCGGCGACGAACCGATCGCCTCGATCATGACAAGAGAACCGATCACCGCGCGCGAGGACGTCACCGCCAGCGAGGCACTGGAGACGATGTACACCAACAAGGTCGAGCGCCTGCCGGTGACCAACGGGAACGGGAAACTCCTCGGGATCATCACGATGCAGGACATCCTGGAGAAGCGTTCCTTCCCGCAGGCAAACCGCGACGCCTCGGGCAGCCTCCGGGTGGCCGCGGGGGTCGGGCCCTTCGACGCGGAGCGGGCCATCATGCTCGACGAGGCGGGGGTCGACGCCGTGGTCGTGGACTGTGCCCACGGGCACAACATGAACGTGGTCGAAGCGGTCAGGAACATCAAGGGCAGCGTGAAGGCCGACGTCATCGCGGGCAACATCGCGACCTCTGAAGCCGCCGAGGCCCTGGCCGACACGGTCGACGCGCTCAAGGTCGGGATCGGACCGGGCTCCATCTGCACCACCAGGATCGTCGCCGGGGTCGGTGTCCCGCAGGTGACGGCGATCGCGAGCGTCGCCGAGGTGGCGTCGCCGCTCGGCATCCCGGTCATCGCCGACGGCGGGGTGCGCTACTCGGGCGACATCGCCAAGGCCATCGCCGCAGGTGCCAACTCGGTGATGATGGGCAGCCTCCTCGCCGGGACCGACGAGGCGCCGGGACGGCTCATCGCAATGCAGGGCAGGAAGTACAAGCAGTACCGCGGTATGGGTTCCCTGGGCGTGATGAGCGGCGGCGAGTCGTCTGACCGCTACTTCCAGAAGAAGGGGATCGGCCGGACCAAGTACGTCCCCGAGGGCGTCGAAGGGGCGATCCCCTATGTCGGGAAGGTCTCTGAGGTCGTCTACCAGCTCATCGGCGGACTGAAGTCGGCGATGGGCTATACGGGCTCGGCGACGATCGAGGACCTGAGGACGAAGGCGCAGTTTGTCAGGATCACCCCGGCCGGGATGGGCGAGTCCCACCCGCACAATATCCTCATCACCGACGAGGCCCCGAACTACCGGCAGATGGGATAA
- a CDS encoding MerR family transcriptional regulator, whose translation MPIDQIPIGKFSHLTRLSKKALHCYDQKGLLVPVAKDLCSGYRYYAIAQIDRAVRIRALAGLGFSLDEVGTVLDALDRGESAVVAGLMQMRRRAVRQEIDRLHGVERVLSSADPLKELFKMSLTEWTIKEIAPLRVVSTREKGAYAEVTGPMIEKLCREVALPENRNAMVKVTGTVISVCHDGDEIGNDCDVEVALPVAGAVTVSDPAVEVRVLPGCCVLSVLHRGPHENLPLAHRQVRKYLDAHGLHQTGPEREVYLNDPAETAAADLMTEIQYPVGE comes from the coding sequence ATGCCAATCGATCAGATCCCGATCGGGAAGTTCTCCCACCTGACCAGGCTCTCGAAGAAAGCGCTGCACTGCTACGACCAGAAGGGCCTGCTGGTGCCGGTGGCAAAGGACCTCTGTTCCGGGTACCGGTATTATGCGATCGCCCAGATCGACCGGGCCGTCAGGATCCGCGCCCTTGCCGGCCTCGGGTTCTCCCTGGACGAAGTAGGAACCGTCCTCGACGCCCTGGACCGGGGGGAGTCCGCGGTCGTTGCCGGACTCATGCAGATGCGGCGCCGTGCCGTCAGGCAGGAGATCGATCGGTTGCATGGGGTGGAACGGGTGCTGTCGTCGGCAGACCCGTTGAAGGAGTTGTTCAAGATGTCATTAACCGAATGGACAATCAAGGAGATCGCGCCCCTGCGCGTCGTCTCGACCCGTGAAAAAGGAGCATATGCAGAGGTCACCGGCCCGATGATCGAGAAACTCTGCCGGGAGGTCGCCCTCCCTGAGAACAGGAACGCCATGGTGAAGGTCACCGGGACCGTCATCTCGGTCTGTCATGACGGAGACGAGATCGGAAACGACTGCGACGTCGAGGTGGCCCTCCCGGTCGCGGGAGCGGTGACGGTCAGCGACCCGGCCGTCGAGGTGCGGGTGCTGCCGGGGTGCTGCGTCCTCTCGGTGCTGCACCGGGGACCGCATGAGAACCTCCCCCTGGCCCACCGACAGGTGAGGAAATATCTCGACGCCCATGGCCTGCACCAGACCGGTCCTGAGCGGGAGGTCTATCTCAACGACCCGGCAGAGACCGCGGCCGCAGACCTCATGACCGAGATCCAGTACCCGGTCGGGGAATGA
- a CDS encoding SDR family oxidoreductase produces MKYIITGGAGFIGSNLAGALSQNHEATIIDNLSTGRIENIQDLIDREDIRFVQGDINDATLLLDLFQDADGIFHQAALPSVQRSVKNPMATHKANVTGTLNVLLAARDAGVRKVVMASSSSVYGNTPTLPKHEGMIPHPLSPYAVSKIADEYYASVFSDLFGVQTVCLRYFNVFGPRQDPNSQYAAVIPNFVKRILNDQPPIIYGDGKQTRDFTYIKNVVQANIRAMESDAQGAFNIACGERIDLLELASTIMEIVGKDLQPVHEAPRPGDVRDSLADISRAREAFGYAPEYDLKTGLMETIGWFSHH; encoded by the coding sequence ATGAAGTATATTATCACGGGGGGGGCAGGATTCATCGGTTCAAATCTAGCCGGGGCACTTTCACAAAATCATGAGGCCACGATCATCGACAACCTCTCCACGGGACGGATAGAAAACATCCAGGACCTCATCGACAGGGAGGACATACGCTTTGTCCAGGGAGACATCAATGACGCCACACTTCTCCTAGATCTCTTCCAGGATGCCGACGGGATCTTCCACCAGGCGGCACTCCCCAGTGTCCAGCGTTCGGTGAAGAACCCGATGGCGACCCATAAGGCAAACGTCACCGGAACCCTGAATGTCCTCCTCGCGGCCCGTGATGCAGGCGTTCGGAAAGTCGTCATGGCCTCCTCTTCCTCAGTCTACGGCAACACCCCGACCCTGCCCAAGCACGAGGGCATGATCCCCCACCCCCTCTCCCCGTACGCCGTCTCAAAGATCGCCGACGAGTACTATGCATCAGTATTTTCCGATCTCTTCGGGGTGCAGACCGTCTGCCTCAGGTACTTCAATGTCTTCGGCCCCAGGCAGGATCCGAACTCTCAGTACGCCGCCGTCATCCCGAACTTCGTGAAGCGGATTTTGAACGACCAACCGCCGATCATCTACGGCGACGGCAAACAGACGCGGGACTTCACTTATATCAAAAACGTCGTGCAGGCGAACATCAGAGCGATGGAGAGCGACGCCCAGGGTGCCTTTAACATCGCCTGCGGCGAGCGGATTGATCTCCTGGAACTCGCGAGCACCATCATGGAGATCGTCGGGAAAGATCTCCAGCCGGTCCACGAGGCCCCCCGCCCCGGTGACGTGCGGGACTCGCTCGCCGACATCTCCCGCGCCCGGGAAGCGTTCGGGTATGCACCAGAGTACGACCTGAAAACAGGACTTATGGAGACGATCGGATGGTTCAGTCATCACTGA
- a CDS encoding HisA/HisF-related TIM barrel protein — protein MECILAMDLKGGCVVHGAKGRRETYAPLTWGLSSTAEPEAYLRDLAPQYLYIADLDRIEGVGDHDEVVRRLAGMVKRCYLDRGCRTPADLMAGVTNVVGTETAGDDLSGYAGSFLSVDIKDGLVIPKGERPIEVLKRAESLPFAGCILLNIGGVGTGCGLPDDLEDLRAAYSGRLLWGGGVAGVRHLDMLEGAGFDGAIVATGVHKGAIPLEWLQEGRTCS, from the coding sequence ATGGAATGTATTCTTGCAATGGACCTGAAGGGGGGTTGTGTTGTCCACGGCGCAAAGGGACGACGGGAGACGTATGCCCCGCTCACCTGGGGGCTTTCCTCCACGGCCGAGCCTGAGGCGTACCTCCGGGATCTTGCGCCCCAATATCTCTATATCGCCGACCTCGACCGGATCGAGGGGGTGGGAGACCATGACGAGGTTGTCCGCCGCCTCGCCGGGATGGTGAAGCGCTGTTATCTCGACCGCGGCTGCCGCACGCCGGCCGACCTGATGGCCGGGGTGACGAACGTCGTCGGGACCGAGACGGCTGGGGACGACCTTTCCGGGTATGCGGGCTCTTTTCTCTCGGTGGACATCAAGGACGGCCTCGTGATCCCGAAGGGAGAACGGCCGATCGAGGTGCTGAAGCGGGCCGAGTCCCTCCCCTTCGCCGGGTGCATCCTCCTCAATATCGGCGGTGTCGGGACCGGGTGCGGCCTCCCCGACGACCTGGAAGACCTCCGCGCCGCGTACTCGGGCCGCCTCCTCTGGGGCGGCGGCGTGGCCGGGGTGCGCCACCTCGATATGCTCGAGGGCGCGGGGTTCGACGGGGCGATCGTGGCGACCGGCGTCCACAAAGGTGCGATCCCGCTCGAATGGCTGCAGGAGGGGCGGACATGCTCGTGA